The Legionella cincinnatiensis genome includes a region encoding these proteins:
- the acpP gene encoding acyl carrier protein, translating into MSTVEERVRKIVVEQLGVKEEELKNDASFVDDLGADSLDTVELVMALEEEFETEIPDEKAEKITTIQEAIDYIESNLNKEEA; encoded by the coding sequence ATGAGTACAGTTGAAGAGCGTGTTCGCAAAATTGTTGTTGAACAACTGGGTGTTAAGGAAGAGGAATTAAAGAATGATGCATCATTTGTTGATGATTTAGGTGCTGATTCTTTAGATACTGTGGAATTGGTTATGGCTCTTGAAGAAGAATTTGAAACAGAAATTCCTGATGAAAAAGCTGAAAAAATTACCACAATTCAAGAAGCAATTGATTATATTGAATCTAATTTAAATAAAGAAGAAGCATAA
- the fabF gene encoding beta-ketoacyl-ACP synthase II yields the protein MNKRRVVITGMGMITPVGLNVKETWQNILAGVSGVVLAEEFDPNEYSTRIWAKVKNFNIEDYVPLKDARKMDVFTQYGIAAADEAILDSGLKIDARLSTRVGVAVGAGIGGIQTITNNQDKLMAGGARKVSPFFIPAGIINMVAGQISIRHQLKGPNISVVTACTTGTHNIGLAGRMITYGDADVMVCGGAEMTLTPLCLAGFSAVRSLSKRNDEPEKASRPFDKDRDGFVMGEGAGVLILEEYEHAKARGAKIYAELVGFGMSGDAYHITAPDEDADGAARAMEAALHDAHIDVEQVDYINAHGTSTYLNDLNETKAIKRIFKQHAYELAVSSTKSMTGHLLGAAGAVEAIFSILSIRDQIVPPTINLDNPDEGCDLNYVPHAPQKRDVNYVLSNSLGFGGTNGSLLFKRI from the coding sequence TTGAATAAGCGGCGTGTAGTAATTACTGGCATGGGTATGATTACTCCTGTTGGACTTAATGTAAAAGAAACTTGGCAAAATATATTAGCCGGTGTGAGTGGTGTAGTTTTGGCAGAAGAATTTGATCCAAATGAATACAGCACACGAATATGGGCTAAGGTTAAGAATTTTAATATTGAGGACTATGTTCCGCTTAAAGATGCCCGTAAAATGGATGTGTTTACCCAATATGGCATTGCTGCTGCTGATGAAGCAATTCTGGATTCGGGTTTAAAAATAGATGCACGTTTATCAACGCGTGTTGGTGTTGCTGTCGGTGCAGGTATTGGCGGTATCCAAACCATCACGAATAACCAAGATAAACTTATGGCAGGTGGAGCTCGAAAAGTTTCTCCATTTTTTATTCCGGCGGGTATTATTAATATGGTTGCCGGACAGATTTCAATTAGACATCAACTTAAAGGTCCTAATATTTCCGTAGTTACTGCTTGTACTACCGGAACTCATAATATTGGGCTTGCCGGGCGCATGATTACTTATGGTGATGCTGATGTTATGGTATGTGGTGGAGCGGAAATGACTTTGACTCCACTGTGTTTAGCCGGATTCTCTGCGGTACGTTCCTTATCCAAACGTAATGATGAGCCTGAGAAAGCATCGCGACCTTTCGACAAAGACAGAGATGGTTTTGTTATGGGGGAAGGGGCTGGTGTTCTGATATTAGAAGAATATGAACATGCAAAAGCTCGTGGTGCAAAAATTTATGCAGAGCTCGTAGGTTTTGGTATGTCTGGGGATGCTTATCACATAACTGCGCCTGATGAAGATGCTGATGGTGCTGCTCGTGCAATGGAAGCAGCGCTACATGATGCACATATCGATGTAGAGCAAGTTGATTACATTAATGCGCACGGTACATCCACTTATCTGAACGATTTAAATGAAACAAAAGCGATTAAGCGAATATTTAAACAACATGCTTATGAATTAGCTGTCAGCTCTACTAAATCAATGACGGGCCATTTACTAGGTGCTGCTGGAGCAGTGGAAGCGATATTCAGTATTTTGTCGATAAGAGATCAAATTGTTCCACCAACCATTAATTTGGATAATCCAGATGAAGGTTGTGATTTGAACTATGTGCCTCATGCTCCTCAAAAAAGAGATGTTAATTATGTTCTTAGCAACTCCTTAGGTTTTGGTGGAACTAATGGTAGCCTCTTATTTAAACGGATCTAA
- the mltG gene encoding endolytic transglycosylase MltG, translated as MAFLRHKKWLFSIAILFFMSCTFFLVRIYVQIATSLVPIKGVPVVIVLDRTTTASQFVQTLKEKNLISAGSPLLMVIRFTGLSSQLKAGVYQIKPGETALQLLHRVVDGDVLTQNFTIIAGTTQQKVTQDLTKAPFLNYQASDWNDIKGNYPNAEGLLLADTYQYQGGSSSKSLLEYAHRNLINYLNKSWANRAPHLPYKTPYELLTAASIIEKETAIPQERKLISGVMINRLNKNMPLQMDPTVIYGLGAAYTGKLSHDDMQIDSPYNSYRYRGLPPTPIAMVGKESLDAAAHPQLSNYLYFVARGDGTHQFSETYKQQKQAINQYKRKDF; from the coding sequence ATGGCATTTTTAAGACATAAAAAGTGGCTATTCTCTATTGCAATACTGTTTTTTATGTCTTGCACGTTTTTTCTTGTGCGTATCTATGTCCAGATAGCAACATCCCTGGTTCCTATTAAAGGGGTACCGGTGGTTATCGTTCTTGATCGAACTACAACAGCCTCACAATTTGTGCAAACCTTAAAGGAAAAAAATTTAATTTCTGCAGGATCGCCCCTGCTCATGGTGATTCGGTTCACAGGTCTTTCATCACAACTCAAAGCTGGAGTATATCAAATAAAACCTGGTGAAACGGCACTACAGTTGCTTCATCGAGTTGTAGATGGAGATGTTTTAACACAAAATTTTACCATTATTGCAGGTACTACCCAACAAAAAGTGACACAGGATTTAACAAAAGCTCCTTTTCTAAACTATCAGGCTAGTGATTGGAATGATATAAAAGGGAATTATCCTAATGCTGAGGGATTACTACTTGCAGATACTTACCAGTATCAAGGTGGAAGCAGTAGTAAGAGTTTATTAGAGTATGCACATCGTAATTTAATTAACTATTTGAATAAAAGTTGGGCTAATAGAGCGCCTCATTTACCTTATAAAACCCCTTATGAATTGCTTACAGCAGCTTCGATCATCGAAAAGGAAACTGCTATTCCACAAGAGCGAAAGCTCATTTCCGGAGTAATGATTAACCGCTTAAATAAAAATATGCCGTTACAAATGGATCCTACTGTAATCTATGGTTTAGGTGCTGCATACACAGGAAAACTGTCTCATGATGATATGCAAATTGATTCACCCTATAACTCATATCGTTATAGAGGCTTACCACCAACGCCTATTGCTATGGTAGGTAAAGAGTCTTTGGACGCAGCGGCTCACCCCCAACTCTCTAATTATTTATATTTTGTTGCTAGAGGCGATGGAACACATCAGTTTTCAGAAACTTATAAGCAGCAAAAGCAAGCAATTAACCAATATAAACGAAAGGATTTCTAA
- the tmk gene encoding dTMP kinase, which translates to MISAKGKLIVIEGLEGAGKSTAVNTVIDLLAERQIKTITTREPGGTAIGEILRNLIKNPEYHDVLDDRSELLLLYTARIQLLKQVIEPALQKGIWVIADRFELSTMAYQGGGRGLDQEMISHLSSFALQGLKPDLTLYLDISPEEGLQRVKSRGELDRIEQQSIEFFHRVHDSYLQYIKMNPYIVSINASLPLKKVHQALQKAINEFIEHQT; encoded by the coding sequence ATGATCTCTGCAAAGGGAAAGTTAATTGTTATCGAAGGATTAGAAGGTGCAGGAAAATCCACGGCAGTAAATACAGTAATTGACCTTTTAGCCGAAAGGCAGATTAAAACGATCACTACACGTGAGCCAGGGGGGACGGCTATTGGGGAAATTTTACGTAATCTAATAAAGAATCCTGAGTATCATGATGTTTTGGATGATCGAAGTGAATTATTACTTCTTTATACGGCAAGAATCCAATTATTGAAACAAGTTATAGAGCCTGCACTGCAAAAAGGTATTTGGGTGATTGCTGATCGATTTGAATTATCAACTATGGCTTATCAAGGGGGAGGTCGAGGGTTGGATCAGGAGATGATTAGTCATCTCTCTTCTTTTGCATTACAAGGATTGAAACCTGATTTGACTTTGTATTTAGATATTAGTCCTGAAGAGGGACTGCAACGAGTTAAATCGAGAGGGGAACTTGATAGAATTGAACAACAATCAATCGAATTTTTTCATCGAGTGCATGATAGTTATCTTCAGTATATCAAAATGAATCCCTATATAGTGAGTATTAATGCATCACTCCCGTTAAAAAAAGTACATCAGGCACTTCAAAAAGCAATAAATGAGTTTATAGAGCATCAAACATGA
- a CDS encoding DNA polymerase III subunit delta' C-terminal domain-containing protein: MIAYTPKEEKYLSQWKQIQLAWQNERMPQGMLFVGSLDCPLIDFIWKFSQFVFCKKEIKPCGECVDCRMVLCSEHPDLKWIKPEKRGGPIKIDSIRELHDYSYLTPQRANHRLIVIESAERMNISAANSLLKILEEPAQHILFLLVAQQLSTVLPTVLSRCQVMHFPSYVDLSTLNLLQLGERYPPESEQTAIMSQAEFVLDGLISVIKDKTHPCMVAAQWSQFEINTILWFLYLVYSQIQIMQINGIIDVGPATQQLQSLAGLLSPVMIFAQIDKINALQRKLSRNVNVNQILALEDLLLAIHSE; the protein is encoded by the coding sequence ATGATCGCTTATACCCCAAAAGAAGAAAAATACTTGTCTCAATGGAAGCAGATTCAATTAGCATGGCAAAATGAGCGTATGCCTCAAGGAATGTTATTTGTTGGTTCATTAGACTGCCCTCTAATTGATTTTATTTGGAAGTTTTCTCAATTCGTTTTTTGTAAAAAAGAAATAAAACCGTGTGGTGAATGTGTTGATTGCCGAATGGTTCTCTGTTCTGAGCATCCTGATCTGAAGTGGATTAAGCCAGAAAAAAGAGGAGGACCAATAAAAATTGACTCAATAAGAGAGTTACACGATTATTCTTATTTAACCCCACAACGAGCAAATCATCGTTTGATTGTGATTGAATCAGCCGAACGCATGAATATCTCTGCAGCAAATTCACTATTAAAAATTTTGGAAGAACCTGCTCAACATATTTTGTTTTTACTGGTGGCGCAGCAGTTGAGCACAGTATTACCAACAGTTCTAAGTCGATGTCAGGTAATGCATTTTCCATCATATGTTGATTTATCCACCTTAAATCTTCTGCAGTTGGGGGAGCGCTATCCCCCAGAATCAGAGCAAACAGCGATTATGAGTCAAGCAGAATTTGTCTTAGATGGTTTGATTTCTGTGATTAAAGACAAGACACATCCGTGTATGGTGGCTGCTCAATGGAGCCAATTTGAGATTAATACTATATTGTGGTTTTTGTATTTGGTGTATTCACAAATACAAATAATGCAAATTAATGGGATTATTGATGTTGGACCTGCAACTCAACAATTGCAAAGCTTAGCAGGTTTATTAAGCCCCGTTATGATTTTTGCCCAAATTGATAAAATAAATGCATTGCAGAGAAAATTAAGCCGTAATGTTAATGTGAATCAAATTTTAGCATTAGAGGATTTATTGTTGGCTATTCACAGTGAATAG
- a CDS encoding PilZ domain-containing protein encodes MDKQSINCIFPNESALYAAYMPFVKNGGIFIRTNHQIEFGAMVSLSIKLMDEDEFSNVEGKVVWITPKGAQGNKTPGIGIQFMGENSRNLCNKIETYIAGMLKSSQITDTI; translated from the coding sequence ATGGATAAACAATCGATCAACTGTATATTTCCTAACGAATCAGCGTTGTATGCAGCATATATGCCCTTTGTAAAAAATGGTGGAATATTTATTCGCACGAATCACCAGATTGAGTTTGGGGCAATGGTTAGTTTATCAATAAAACTGATGGATGAAGATGAGTTTTCCAACGTTGAGGGAAAAGTAGTATGGATTACGCCTAAAGGCGCTCAAGGTAATAAGACTCCTGGAATAGGGATACAGTTTATGGGAGAAAATAGCCGTAATTTGTGCAATAAAATAGAGACCTATATAGCAGGCATGTTAAAATCATCTCAGATAACAGATACAATTTAG
- a CDS encoding TatD family hydrolase produces the protein MLVDSHCHLNFLDLTDFNHDITNVLAQAKANDVGHFLCVCVELADYSQLESLAMNYSNISISVGVHPNSEMDFPITSEMLCDLAVNPACIAIGETGLDYYRTHTEEAREVQRHRFREHIKAALKTAKPLIIHTREAAQDTITLMREENADQIGGVMHCFAESIDIAHKAMDLNFYISFSGIVTFKNATALQEVARQIPLNRILIETDSPYLAPVPYRGKQNHPALVRYVAEALAELRGMTFEEIAAITTENFYNCFKLRNS, from the coding sequence ATGTTAGTTGATTCGCATTGTCATTTGAATTTTCTTGATTTAACTGATTTTAATCATGATATTACAAATGTTTTAGCACAAGCAAAAGCCAATGATGTGGGGCATTTTTTATGTGTTTGTGTGGAGTTGGCTGATTATTCGCAATTAGAAAGTCTCGCCATGAATTACTCCAACATTAGTATTTCTGTTGGGGTTCACCCAAATAGTGAAATGGATTTTCCTATTACTTCTGAGATGTTGTGTGATTTAGCTGTGAATCCTGCATGTATTGCAATTGGCGAAACAGGCTTGGATTATTATCGAACACATACAGAGGAGGCACGAGAAGTACAGCGTCATCGATTCAGAGAGCATATAAAAGCCGCTTTAAAAACTGCGAAGCCCTTGATTATTCATACTCGTGAAGCAGCACAAGATACAATCACATTGATGAGAGAAGAAAATGCAGATCAAATTGGTGGGGTAATGCATTGTTTTGCAGAGAGTATAGATATAGCTCATAAAGCCATGGATCTGAATTTTTATATCTCATTTTCAGGCATTGTCACTTTTAAAAATGCAACTGCTCTCCAAGAGGTTGCTCGACAAATACCCTTAAATCGAATACTCATAGAAACAGATTCACCTTATTTGGCCCCAGTCCCTTATCGAGGCAAACAAAACCATCCTGCTTTAGTGAGATATGTAGCTGAAGCTCTAGCAGAACTTAGAGGGATGACATTTGAAGAAATTGCGGCGATAACAACAGAAAATTTTTATAATTGTTTCAAACTGAGGAACAGCTAA
- a CDS encoding anhydro-N-acetylmuramic acid kinase, giving the protein MSLYIGLMSGTSMDGIDAALVDISKNKLLLGNTISYSEEVKNRINALLDGLNLSLASICQLNTLIGKEFAHAVNQLLKEAQLSSSDICAIGSHGQTVCHDTNCAIPYTLQLGCAHTISTLTDITVVADFRTRDIVLGGQGAPFAPIYHQEIFKHEKNHIAVANVGGIANITLIHPNEPIKGWDVGPGNCLMDAWIMKHQGKAYDAHGRWAQQGEVIEPLLTTLMADPFVHLSAPKSIGKEYFSLAWLEAHLSNDYEPVDVQKTLLVFTAKTIANSLLTEENFVDKLYLCGGGTHNLALLDMLNQLVSETEVKSIAEVGISPDYLEAMMFAWLAAQTINYTPLDLRTITGSTHPTILGAIYPMTK; this is encoded by the coding sequence ATGAGTTTATATATAGGCTTAATGTCTGGAACAAGTATGGATGGTATTGATGCAGCACTTGTTGATATCTCTAAAAATAAATTACTTTTGGGTAACACCATAAGCTATAGTGAGGAGGTCAAAAATCGTATCAATGCTCTGTTGGATGGCTTAAATTTAAGTCTTGCTTCTATTTGCCAATTAAATACATTAATCGGAAAAGAATTTGCTCATGCGGTCAATCAGCTATTAAAAGAAGCCCAATTATCCTCCAGTGACATTTGTGCTATAGGAAGTCACGGTCAAACGGTTTGTCACGATACAAATTGCGCTATTCCATATACATTACAATTAGGGTGTGCCCATACTATTTCTACGTTAACCGATATTACCGTGGTGGCTGATTTCAGAACTCGAGATATAGTACTTGGAGGGCAAGGCGCTCCTTTTGCACCAATTTATCACCAAGAAATCTTTAAACATGAAAAGAATCATATAGCCGTAGCTAATGTGGGTGGTATTGCTAACATTACACTGATTCACCCCAATGAACCTATTAAAGGATGGGATGTTGGCCCAGGGAACTGTTTAATGGATGCCTGGATTATGAAGCATCAAGGAAAGGCTTATGATGCTCATGGTCGTTGGGCGCAGCAGGGAGAAGTTATTGAACCTCTGCTTACAACCTTAATGGCTGATCCTTTTGTGCATCTTTCCGCGCCAAAGAGTATAGGTAAAGAGTATTTTTCTTTAGCATGGTTAGAAGCTCATTTAAGCAATGATTATGAGCCTGTAGATGTACAAAAAACATTGTTGGTATTCACTGCAAAAACGATTGCCAATAGTCTTTTAACAGAAGAAAATTTTGTTGACAAGTTGTACTTATGTGGAGGTGGTACACATAATCTTGCTTTATTAGACATGCTTAATCAGTTAGTGTCTGAAACAGAGGTGAAGAGTATTGCCGAAGTAGGGATAAGTCCTGACTATTTAGAAGCAATGATGTTTGCCTGGCTTGCTGCACAAACAATAAATTATACTCCCCTAGATTTAAGAACGATAACCGGTTCAACGCACCCCACTATATTAGGTGCAATTTATCCTATGACCAAATAA
- a CDS encoding MFS transporter, with translation MSSYSNDNAPQGANVRLGTAYFIFFLAASFYLYEFILQVAPSVMAESMMKTFGVTGQGFGFISAFYFYAYAPTQLPAGVLYDRYGPRKLMTFAIILCALGSAFFASTDSIFTACIGRFLIGIGSAFSFIGVLVLLSRWFPPYYFAILAGVAQLMSSVGAIFGEMPLAYLIEGVGWRNASFILSFIGFVLAIFFWFFIRDYPHQQNQAIPEHYLREEWKRLVAVCKHGYTWITGGYAFAIWTPIAVFAALWGVPYLQEKFQISVVAASGLCSLIWIGIGVGSPLLGWLSDRIESRRIALILSSVLGLLATLVLLYVPGLTYGWAPFVLFVLGLGAGGQTVSFAVVKENNPPELVGTASGFNNLSVLIGGAIFQPLVGYILQHTHSWHLVNGVHVYSVASYQVSLMVMPICFLASLLIAAFLLKESHPAHNKHA, from the coding sequence TTGAGCTCATATAGTAATGATAATGCACCTCAAGGAGCGAATGTTCGACTTGGAACTGCATATTTTATTTTTTTTCTGGCTGCCTCATTTTATTTATACGAATTCATTCTTCAAGTAGCGCCAAGTGTTATGGCGGAATCAATGATGAAGACCTTTGGTGTTACAGGCCAGGGATTTGGTTTTATTTCAGCTTTTTACTTCTATGCATATGCGCCAACTCAATTGCCAGCAGGGGTGTTATATGATCGTTATGGTCCACGCAAGTTAATGACTTTTGCAATTATTTTATGTGCTTTGGGTTCCGCTTTTTTTGCGTCAACGGATAGTATATTTACTGCTTGTATTGGTAGATTTCTTATTGGAATTGGTTCTGCTTTTTCTTTCATAGGTGTTTTGGTTCTTTTATCTCGTTGGTTTCCTCCTTATTATTTTGCGATTTTGGCAGGAGTGGCTCAACTAATGAGTTCAGTAGGAGCTATATTTGGAGAAATGCCATTAGCCTATTTGATTGAGGGAGTTGGCTGGCGTAATGCAAGCTTTATTTTATCCTTCATTGGTTTTGTATTAGCGATATTTTTTTGGTTTTTTATTCGCGATTATCCTCATCAGCAAAATCAAGCCATACCTGAACATTATCTGCGTGAAGAGTGGAAACGCCTTGTTGCAGTGTGCAAACATGGCTATACCTGGATAACAGGAGGATATGCTTTTGCGATTTGGACTCCAATCGCTGTTTTTGCTGCACTTTGGGGGGTTCCTTATTTACAGGAAAAATTTCAAATTAGTGTAGTTGCTGCTTCTGGCCTCTGCAGTTTGATTTGGATTGGTATAGGAGTAGGGAGTCCTCTACTTGGCTGGCTCAGTGATCGAATTGAAAGTCGTCGCATCGCATTAATCCTTAGCTCGGTTTTAGGTTTATTGGCAACCTTAGTATTATTGTATGTTCCGGGATTAACTTATGGATGGGCTCCATTTGTTTTGTTTGTCCTTGGGTTAGGCGCTGGGGGACAAACAGTGAGCTTTGCTGTAGTTAAAGAAAATAATCCTCCAGAGCTTGTTGGCACTGCCTCAGGGTTTAATAATCTTTCCGTGTTAATCGGTGGAGCAATATTTCAGCCTTTAGTGGGTTATATATTGCAACATACTCATTCTTGGCATTTGGTTAATGGAGTACATGTATATAGTGTTGCAAGTTACCAAGTTTCTTTGATGGTTATGCCCATATGCTTTTTAGCCAGTTTGCTTATTGCAGCTTTCCTGCTTAAAGAATCTCATCCTGCACATAATAAGCACGCATAA
- a CDS encoding LirA/MavJ family T4SS effector, which yields MTLDLICNEQIDTNDYDLWLKEYGCTELNENLKQDVLAICKFFCNEQLVLHGLKKLAEQYFAFNKTEKKSLRQFFDNWGSQNYFNNPTPLNSTEEFKTSTNFQYPKHTPILYGELTANLFNNVLLKNGYLSADVGAGPKHGKWAHTIQLFLIEEARKEGVLKLHTPTTCQFIQLISQIKGQYESFSLWNLLFDSFDDHIFTNPNNITTILAHYHGTAEAEIFLASKLNAYEKKFDQAASTLGYEGFAQTKYLSRLSEASYVSYKDKCGLLWFAPKNKSSNSAASQKVDLFVLDM from the coding sequence ATGACCTTAGATCTTATTTGCAATGAACAAATCGATACCAATGATTATGATCTCTGGTTAAAAGAATATGGATGTACCGAGCTCAATGAAAACCTTAAGCAAGATGTCTTAGCAATCTGTAAATTTTTCTGTAACGAACAATTGGTTTTACACGGTTTAAAAAAACTTGCGGAACAATATTTTGCCTTTAATAAAACAGAAAAAAAATCTCTACGACAATTTTTTGATAACTGGGGAAGTCAAAACTATTTCAATAATCCGACTCCCCTTAATAGTACTGAGGAGTTTAAAACGAGTACTAATTTTCAATATCCCAAACATACTCCCATTTTATATGGTGAATTAACAGCCAATTTATTTAATAATGTTCTATTAAAAAATGGTTACTTATCTGCAGATGTAGGAGCTGGTCCAAAACATGGGAAATGGGCTCATACAATTCAATTATTTCTTATAGAGGAAGCAAGAAAAGAAGGCGTTTTAAAACTTCATACACCAACTACTTGTCAATTTATACAATTAATCTCTCAAATCAAAGGCCAGTATGAATCATTTAGTTTATGGAATCTTTTATTTGATTCCTTTGATGATCATATTTTTACCAATCCCAACAACATCACAACCATCTTAGCCCATTACCATGGTACAGCTGAAGCAGAAATCTTTTTAGCATCCAAATTAAATGCTTATGAAAAAAAATTCGATCAGGCTGCATCAACCTTGGGTTATGAGGGTTTCGCTCAGACCAAGTATTTAAGTAGGTTAAGTGAAGCAAGTTATGTCAGTTATAAAGATAAATGCGGACTATTATGGTTTGCACCGAAAAACAAAAGTTCCAATTCCGCTGCCTCGCAAAAAGTGGATTTATTTGTACTAGATATGTAG
- a CDS encoding MFS transporter, with translation MTEPLISITKKHALTFACFFVMYEFLTYIANDMIMPGMIHVVHSFNAAESTIATSLTVYILGGASLQVILGPISDSYGRRPMMLLGAFLFFIFTLFIACSNSMSQFLIARFFQGMGLCFIGVIGYATIQEIFEEMDAIRIISIMANVAILAPLLGPLMGAIVIHYTSWRYIFVTIALGALIALWGLWRYMPEPIGQTKRNGELTPKAKFSAKKVFENYKALFSNKIFCFATLAAGTVGIPCLAWIALSPIILIVEAKLTVMQYALWQIPVFGATILGNWFLHHLTYRYQIRQIILLGYIIMGVGAILTSLLPYLFGNTYYYLLPGTIIYFFALSIINAPLNRYCLFVTPVSKGTASAVISLGVMVIGAIGTETGNLFYEHHNNLHFGLYCNITELIFFICTGLIFLVDKNMAVGEQKTAH, from the coding sequence ATGACTGAACCCCTTATTTCTATCACTAAAAAACATGCACTAACTTTCGCTTGTTTCTTTGTAATGTATGAGTTTCTAACGTATATAGCAAACGATATGATTATGCCTGGCATGATTCATGTCGTACACTCATTTAACGCAGCTGAATCAACGATAGCAACTTCTCTAACTGTTTACATACTCGGTGGAGCAAGCCTACAAGTTATTTTAGGGCCTATATCAGACAGCTATGGTCGAAGACCGATGATGCTTCTTGGTGCATTTTTGTTCTTTATTTTTACTTTATTTATTGCCTGTTCCAATTCCATGAGTCAATTTTTAATTGCTCGTTTTTTTCAAGGGATGGGGCTATGTTTCATAGGCGTTATTGGTTACGCCACAATCCAAGAAATTTTTGAAGAAATGGATGCTATTCGCATCATTTCAATTATGGCAAATGTAGCAATTCTAGCTCCTTTATTAGGGCCACTTATGGGTGCTATAGTGATTCACTATACTTCTTGGCGCTATATTTTTGTAACCATTGCTCTAGGTGCGCTTATTGCTTTATGGGGCTTATGGCGATACATGCCTGAACCTATAGGTCAGACTAAAAGAAATGGCGAATTAACACCTAAGGCCAAGTTTTCTGCAAAAAAAGTTTTTGAAAACTATAAGGCCTTATTTTCTAATAAAATTTTTTGTTTTGCAACCTTGGCAGCAGGCACAGTTGGTATTCCTTGTCTTGCTTGGATTGCATTATCCCCTATTATTTTGATTGTCGAAGCAAAACTCACAGTAATGCAATATGCACTTTGGCAAATTCCAGTCTTTGGGGCAACTATATTAGGTAATTGGTTTTTACATCACTTAACTTATAGGTACCAAATCAGACAAATCATCCTACTAGGTTATATCATTATGGGTGTTGGCGCAATTTTAACCTCGCTCCTTCCTTATCTGTTTGGAAATACTTATTACTATTTGCTGCCTGGAACAATCATTTATTTCTTTGCACTCAGTATTATTAATGCACCATTAAACAGATATTGTCTTTTTGTTACTCCTGTTAGCAAAGGCACTGCATCGGCTGTAATCAGCTTAGGTGTTATGGTTATTGGAGCAATAGGAACAGAAACTGGCAATTTATTTTACGAACATCATAATAATCTTCATTTTGGACTCTATTGCAATATCACAGAATTAATATTTTTTATATGTACAGGATTAATTTTTTTAGTTGATAAAAACATGGCTGTTGGTGAACAAAAAACTGCCCACTAA